GCTGCTCTCACTGGGTAAAAATCCAACCTGAGCCCTCCACGTTGAGGGAACCAGGCCAATGCTAGACCCCTGGTCGGGGACAGGCATTGTGCTGTGGGTGCAACATCCTTGTAGTTGCTCCCTGATCTCACTAGCTGGATGCTCAGGGGCAGTCCTGGTGCTGGAATAGCCCACAGCCATTTGAAGACCCTTAAGCCTCACATCAACCTCGGCGTTCTCATCCAACCCAGCCCCGATCTTAAACCGAAGTTTATGGGGCAAACATTTGACCATCTCCATTAATTCCCGGGATCTTGCCGGCTTCTCGCTGGGGCCTATCCTGCCAAGGTCTACCTCTACATCTCTGGTGGAAGACAGATGGGCTTCAAAGTGACCAAGGGAGAACTTGTCTTGGTCGCTCAGATGGTCATCAAAAAAGACAGGGCTCCCAACGCTGGAACTTCCAGGAGTAGAGATACCAGAGTCCTCGGAGAGTGGAGAGGATTCTTGCTGTCCTGTGCCAAGAACAGCCCCTAGCTGTTGGTTATGAGGTGGGAAACTCTTACCATCCAGAGGACATGTGCCACAACCATTCTCAGACCCAGCCACAAAAGTCGATCGGTTGCTGGACAAACAGCAGAGAGGCGGTGGATTGTTTTGGGTGATGGGCAGCTCAGAAGGTTCCTTTACGAGGCCAAACCTGAACTTCAAGGCCAGGATTTCAGCCTTCAGCCTAGCATTTTCCTCAAGGAGCGCAATGACCCTCTGCTCCAGGACCATGTCATTGACTCGCCGTTTCTCCCGGGACCTTTTAGCTGCCTCGTTGTTTTTCTTGCGCTTGTCCCAGTAGCTGCTGTCTTTTTTCTCCTCCGGGATGAACTCTCGTTTCCTCCTGTTGATGGAACTGGTATCCTTGGGCTTGGTATGTCTCGTGGTCAACAAGGACCTGGTCAAAAGGCTGTTGGCAGTGAGTAGGGTCATGGCTTCTTTGTCGAAGGACATGCATGGGGGTCCCAACtccggggtggatggagggtgGGCACATTCCTGGAGATGGTCCAATTTTATTTCTCTTCCCTCTTGGCAAGGTTTGGCTGTGGACACATCCATCCTTCCTGCCTCCAATAGCTCAACACGGCGAAGTAAGTGACCTGTTgaataaataaatggaaaattGTTTAATACATGTTATTGCTCTTGCACTGGCTGGTTTAAATCCCAAGATCGTTCCACCAACGAAACCCTTGGATTGCTCAAGCAATTATCAAAAACTATTTTGTTTCCTGGAGTAGGGGAGAAagtcgaaagtctgcagacgctgcgattgttgtcaaaatgcagaaatgctgaaggaactcagccagtcaagcatCCgtcggaggtaaaggtatattttGGGTCTGAGgacttcttcaaggtagaagcaaaaaacAAGAAGGTGTCAGAatgaagactgaagactggctggggggaggagtccaggccaacaaaaggtgttaattggatgtagtAAGAGAAGTGAAAGTTGATTTCGGCTcagtgaaaagggaagagagggagagaaggagggagagagagagggagagagaaagagagagaggagagagagagaggatggagagcgagagctgggggaaaggcgacGGGGAAAGAATGATGGGGAGTGGTTTAACAAAAATTGgaggtctatgttaatgccatccggttggagggagcccagacggaagatgagatgttgttcctccaatttgcgggtggtctcagtctggaagtgcatgagtctgccattctccagtctttattcagaaatATTCCAGTTTTTTTGCTTATacagtaccttgaagaagggctcaagcccgaaacattggtgttctatttttacctcctatggacgctgcgaggccagctgagttcctccagcgtgtcTGTGCTTGGAGTAGAAGTGCCTGGCTTCTTAAAATATTGCACAGGATTCCTACTGACAAGATACAGGATTCCTACTGACAAGGtacacagcagatgctggaacctggtgGGGAAAAAACCCAACTTGCTGGAGGGTCGAGTAGCAGCAGTGGGAGAAgaacagtcaacgtttcaggctggaACCTTCCACCAAGTCTTGGTTGAGTAGTGCAGACACTTCTGGTCAtcacactataggaaggatgggATGACacgagagaggatgcagagaaaccactccaggatgttgcctggacttaaaGATTTATaatagttaagtttattgtctcCTGTACCAAGAGGCAGCGTTATAAGGAGAGAGTGGATTGGTTTGCTTTGCTTTTTCTTAGTGTAGAGAAGGCTGACAGAGGTATATCAAATTTTgatgggggagatggagggggaatggggagggagggattgtTGGCTCAGTGAACGCAGAATTtaagtaaaggagacagagggaaagggaagagagtggGACGGAGCTCAGCTTTCCTTCATCCCCGcctcttctccacatccagaCCTCTGAActcctccttctgccatttttttaaattcagaagcCTGCCTGCTTTTCCCACACCTCGAAGAAGGGCTTCAGGCCcgaacgttggtgatgtatctttacctccctcAATTCctccaatcacagagtctgcagactttttttgcGTTTCACTCCTTGTTTAAGGAGACAGGAAATCGTGCTGAGGTTTAGCAAAGTTCCCATTGCTCATTCTACTAGCAAAGTGTTCTCCCCGCTGAAACTCCCTGAACACATTGTAATCCATTAGTAATCTTACTAGTTCTAATGTTAACTCTGCTACATTGTGCTCTATGGGTTCTTCTGTGTGTGGGCCTCCTTTCCTGGGCAGCGGGAGGTAGAGATGGGGTCCTCTGGTGCGAGCATTAACACCCCATTTACATCTGAGTGAGGGGGGAGTgaaagggagggaatggggtggtggggtgggaatgggtggggggggggttgaagagGGGAATGGGGCAGGGGATGAAACTGTTATGAAGAAAGCTAATCATCTACATTGAACCAATTCAGTTAGCCCACAATTCAGGTACTGAATGTCATATTGGACCAAATAGGAGAATAAATAGGAATATTGTTGTCAATATAATAATTAGCTGGTGtgataaaaatgaaaatcaaacaGAATTAGTGACGCCAAATTAAATATAGCAAATATATAAAGATTATCATAAATACTGTATGAACTGCATGCACCCCCTGTGCCcagaggaggtgcaacacttgtggccacacctccccctcaagatagttggggaggggtgggcggcccaaacaggcctttcacgtgaagcaacacttcacctgtacatccagagaacttatctactgcatccggtgctccctttgtggccttctctacatcggagagaccggtcgcagaccgGGAGgtcgcttcactcagcacctccactccgtccccaaccacagcgacctcccagcggccgaccatttcaattccgagtcacactcacatgtctgtccatggccttatgtactgtcccaccctgaccacctgcagattggaggaacaacaccttatattccagctgggcaccctccagccacatgtggtcttaacattgactttattgctttccattaaacctgctcaccttttcttcccaacctccccttttcctgtccttccagttcgtTCACCCACCCAGCCCCTCATTGCTGccaacccctccctcctttctccacctatcatctcctgccttgccaccccccctcccccctttcacctttgttcggacgcctgccaacATGATGAAGGGAtttagcctgaaacatcggttatatatctttagctttgctacataaaaaggatactgtttgacctgctgagtttctccagcatctggtGTCCACAGAATGTTGTGATTTTACATTGTACCACTTCGCACcataataaatattttagaaACTTAGAGAAATGGGCTGTTTATTAAGAGTGAGGCTGGGTTAAAGTACACAAATAATGCTATTGCAACAGACCAAATTGCAATTAGTGTAGTAATTTGACTAAATAACGTTGTGGGAAATAGGAACCGCAAACAAGATTCTGGAATAAAAACAAGCGCTGTCCTACCCCGTCTGCAGAGTCTGTGAAGAGGGGCAACGTTAAAGCGTCGGGACGGAGACCCTGCAACAGACTTCGACCGGAGACGCTGACGGTCTCCACAATCAGCCCAGCCTTGGCAACATTTATTTCTTGTTGAATTTATGCTCCGATTTACAAGATGCACGGCAATTCACCCGAATTAAATGGAAGTTTAATATTGGAGGGGTTTTGTGTGTGTTCTTCTCTGCTCAGTGAAACGCAGCGTGGCTGTGAGCCTCCTGGACCGCAGCGGGGATTTGAACTCGCCTCTCGCCCAGCTGCTGCTGGCCTCCGTGCTTTCCTGTGACAGATCCTGCTGGACGCGACCCGTCTTTCTCCACCACCGCCCTTTGAGAAGATTTACCAACGCGGCCAGCCAGGCAACCAATatttcccctccccacttcccccctGGTTTAATTAAACTCAACAACGACTCCAATCTCATCTAAAGACAcaatcccaccaccaccccccccccccctcccctcacgcAGGCTTCTCCCTCCGTTCCAACACTTCATTGCCCCTCGCTTCAAGCTTAGAGTGGAAATGACTGACCTGGCTCCCACCAGCACAAAAGGCAAACTCTGCTCGTCCTGCCTGTCCAGAGAGAAACTATCTTGCATCCCTTCAGTTCCGAGTATAAGATTCTCCTTCCTCGAAAGCAGGTCTAATTCGGTCAGCAGGAGTTTTCTAGCTgttgcaatattttttttcttaatgttACCCAATCATGAGAGCAGCTCCTCCCATGGCTGACAAAAGCAAGGCTCTCCCTTCCTCTACACACCATTTCTGTTGCTCTCTTGTGCCCTGCAGTTGTTATTTTCCACTGTGCACTGATCTGGAAATGTTTGGGGCACTTGGCTGTCTTCTTTCAGAATGGCATCATTGTCCCGTTGCTCGCACCAGAGGACCCTATCTACACCTCCCACTGTCCAGGAAAGGTAGCCCCACACAGGACCCATAGAGCACTggtctctcttctccctctccttttaGAGAGATAGCTTGAGTGTGATAGCTTGCACTGACAGTCCCCTCTCCCCATAGCCATCagctcctgaataaaccccacaACCATGATGCTCTTGCTTTCATTGTTTCAGTACAgtgaagtttattgttatctgattacagaagtacaacctgacgaaacagtgttctctggcccttggtgcaaaacgtgcagacacacaaccagacttaacacacatgcagacaaacaatacatatgcaggacgagTATTCgtatatataaaaataagtatatgtttcat
This genomic window from Narcine bancroftii isolate sNarBan1 chromosome 3, sNarBan1.hap1, whole genome shotgun sequence contains:
- the LOC138758404 gene encoding nuclear factor interleukin-3-regulated protein-like, with amino-acid sequence MDVSTAKPCQEGREIKLDHLQECAHPPSTPELGPPCMSFDKEAMTLLTANSLLTRSLLTTRHTKPKDTSSINRRKREFIPEEKKDSSYWDKRKKNNEAAKRSREKRRVNDMVLEQRVIALLEENARLKAEILALKFRFGLVKEPSELPITQNNPPPLCCLSSNRSTFVAGSENGCGTCPLDGKSFPPHNQQLGAVLGTGQQESSPLSEDSGISTPGSSSVGSPVFFDDHLSDQDKFSLGHFEAHLSSTRDVEVDLGRIGPSEKPARSRELMEMVKCLPHKLRFKIGAGLDENAEVDVRLKGLQMAVGYSSTRTAPEHPASEIREQLQGCCTHSTMPVPDQGSSIGLVPSTWRAQVGFLPSESSRSLSHRYLQEAIQASGQAFLDPKNSVKEDTPFRSENSSLMNQLASLSAEVAQLKKKFSQQRCSGFN